The following coding sequences are from one Apodemus sylvaticus chromosome X, mApoSyl1.1, whole genome shotgun sequence window:
- the LOC127675543 gene encoding cancer/testis antigen 55-like encodes MLKLLRWASAFFLRRNMSEETSQEQPLDNSKFKSVQGVVTSLCMDYGWINETILFNMDVISDNTPLQIGTNVLALVGENQRTHIPKAIKVKAMNDLPEGSEPSKLGRKLCISCVTSVTEEDVYISKEKCFPLYMFSGAFKPFKGDLLLVEYSTNPGTSKINIHSVSPLNTQYMEEVYVTSIDGRNGMVESSIFFTLDSLHMPSGYTPRLNNIVDVVTVESIQPQCSWRAVSMTPVETEN; translated from the exons ATGCTTAAACTTCTACGGTGGGCATCTGCATTCTTTCTAAGGAGGAACATGTCTGAAGAAACATCACAGGAACAGCCTCTAG ATAACTCCAAGTTTAAGTCCGTTCAGGGTGTTGTAACCTCTCTGTGTATGGACTACGGCTGGATTAATGAAACCATCCTCTTCAATATGGACGTAATCAGTGACAACACACCTCTGCAAATCGGGACAAATGTCCTTGCACTTGTGGGAGAAAACCAAAGAACTCATATCCCGAAAGCAATCAAG GTGAAAGCTATGAATGATCTTCCTGAAGGCAGTGAACCATCAAAACTTGGCAGAAAACTTTGCATTAGCTGTGTCACCTCAGTAACTGAAGAAGATGTGTACATAAGCAAAGAAAAGTGCTTCCCATTGTACATGTTTTCAGGAG CATTTAAGCCTTTCAAAGGAGACTTACTGCTTGTTGAGTATTCCACCAATCCAGGAACGTCAAAGATCAATATCCACTCTGTGAGCCCCCTAAACACTCAATATATGGAAGAG GTTTATGTTACTAGCATTGATGGAAGAAATGGCATGGTGGAATCCAGCATATTTTTTACCCTTGATTCTCTCCATATGCCTTCTGGGTATACACCCAGATTAAACAACATAGTGGACGTGGTCACTGTGGAAAGTATACAACCACAATGTTCATGGAGAGCTGTGTCAATGACCCCGGTGGAAACTGAGAATTAA